In Listeria cossartiae subsp. cossartiae, one genomic interval encodes:
- a CDS encoding ACT domain-containing protein: MRAVLTVIGKDNVGIIAGVSNKLAELNINIVDVSQTIMDGYFTMMMMCDISQITKEFDEVKAELAGKGEDLQVKIHIQREEIFNAMHKL, encoded by the coding sequence GTGAGAGCTGTACTTACTGTAATTGGAAAAGATAACGTGGGGATTATCGCGGGTGTTAGTAATAAACTAGCTGAACTAAACATTAATATTGTGGACGTATCTCAGACGATTATGGATGGATATTTTACGATGATGATGATGTGCGATATTAGCCAAATCACGAAAGAATTTGATGAAGTAAAAGCAGAATTAGCCGGAAAAGGCGAGGACCTCCAAGTAAAAATACATATTCAACGTGAAGAAATTTTCAACGCAATGCACAAACTTTAG
- a CDS encoding PFL family protein, whose translation METNQILETIRMIEEEKLDIRTITMGISLLDCMDGDGEVARKKIYQKIVTKARNLVAVGEAIESEFGIPIINKRISVTPIAIIAGSSADTDYVEFAKTLDAAAKEVGVNFIGGYSALVQKGYTKGDEILIRSIPQALAQTERVCSSVNVGSTRTGINMDAVRQMGEVIKETADLTADTQGLGCAKLVVFANAVEDNPFMAGAFHGVGEADCVINVGVSGPGVVKRAIEKVKGEPFDIVAETVKQTAFKITRMGQLVGQVASEKLGVPFGIVDLSLAPTPAIGDSVAHILEEMGLEMVGTHGTTAALALLNDAVKKGGVMACGHVGGLSGAFIPVSEDAGMIEAVQQGALNLEKLEAMTAICSVGLDMIAVPGDTTAETLAAMIADEAAIGVINNKTTAVRVIPASGTKVGDMVEFGGLLGTAPVMPVNGKSSVDFIARGGRIPAPIHSFKN comes from the coding sequence ATGGAAACAAATCAAATTTTAGAAACGATACGAATGATTGAAGAAGAAAAATTGGACATACGGACGATTACGATGGGGATTTCTTTGCTAGATTGTATGGACGGCGACGGCGAAGTGGCTCGAAAGAAAATCTATCAAAAAATCGTCACCAAAGCGCGCAATTTAGTGGCTGTTGGTGAAGCAATTGAATCCGAGTTCGGTATTCCGATTATTAATAAACGAATTTCTGTCACACCGATTGCGATTATCGCGGGATCTAGCGCCGACACGGACTACGTGGAATTTGCCAAAACACTTGATGCCGCAGCAAAAGAAGTTGGTGTGAATTTTATTGGCGGCTATTCCGCACTCGTTCAAAAAGGCTACACGAAAGGTGACGAAATCCTGATTCGCTCGATTCCACAAGCACTCGCGCAAACAGAACGGGTTTGTTCATCGGTCAATGTTGGCTCGACGCGAACTGGAATTAATATGGACGCTGTTCGTCAAATGGGCGAAGTAATCAAGGAAACTGCGGACTTAACAGCAGATACACAAGGCCTAGGTTGCGCGAAACTCGTTGTATTTGCCAATGCTGTCGAGGATAATCCTTTTATGGCCGGAGCATTCCACGGTGTTGGTGAAGCGGATTGCGTTATCAATGTCGGCGTCAGTGGTCCAGGTGTGGTTAAACGCGCCATTGAAAAAGTAAAAGGTGAACCATTTGATATTGTTGCAGAGACCGTGAAACAAACAGCTTTCAAAATCACTAGGATGGGTCAACTCGTTGGTCAAGTCGCTTCCGAAAAACTCGGCGTTCCTTTTGGAATTGTTGATTTATCACTTGCGCCAACCCCGGCGATTGGTGATTCGGTCGCACACATTTTAGAAGAAATGGGACTTGAAATGGTCGGAACGCACGGCACGACAGCGGCACTCGCACTTTTAAATGATGCTGTTAAAAAAGGTGGGGTCATGGCTTGTGGACATGTCGGTGGTTTATCAGGTGCATTTATCCCAGTTTCTGAGGACGCCGGTATGATTGAAGCCGTGCAACAAGGCGCGCTCAACCTCGAAAAATTAGAGGCAATGACGGCAATTTGCTCGGTTGGTCTGGATATGATTGCCGTACCAGGTGACACAACTGCAGAAACTCTAGCAGCGATGATTGCTGATGAAGCCGCAATTGGCGTAATTAACAATAAAACAACTGCTGTCCGAGTGATTCCAGCAAGCGGCACCAAAGTTGGCGACATGGTCGAATTCGGCGGATTACTAGGAACAGCACCAGTAATGCCAGTAAACGGTAAGTCTTCCGTGGACTTCATTGCGCGCGGAGGTCGAATCCCAGCACCAATTCATTCTTTCAAAAACTAA
- a CDS encoding LacI family DNA-binding transcriptional regulator, whose translation MANIQEIAKLAGVSSATVSRVINNRDYVSDETRKRVQTIIDQLDYVPNINAVSLKKGATKLIGMVIPSFTDSLNVFLKSFTMIAQEHGYNVTLFMTRIDPDKELEALEMLRQKQIDALILVIRSNDWKTIEHYTKYGPIVTWQRVESEKIPSVFMNQYDGYTLALEHLYAKGYRKFVNVYGNTTGLNTQSRMLAFKDFCARYELDPHEFRQFYGQGSRQDGEKIAHWLAETEHKPDAFLTPNDYFAAGLLTEARRLGYSVPEDFAICGFDNMEVAHLLDITTIHYPVNLQAENAFTLIMNQLFGSNLPLLDLDFHLVERKTT comes from the coding sequence TTGGCAAATATACAAGAAATCGCGAAACTGGCAGGTGTTTCATCGGCAACAGTTTCACGAGTAATTAATAATCGCGACTATGTAAGTGATGAAACGAGAAAACGCGTCCAGACAATAATTGATCAGTTAGATTATGTTCCGAATATAAACGCCGTATCTTTGAAAAAAGGGGCAACGAAGTTAATCGGCATGGTTATTCCTAGTTTTACGGATTCCCTTAATGTATTTTTAAAAAGTTTTACGATGATAGCGCAAGAGCACGGCTATAACGTCACGTTATTTATGACGCGGATTGATCCGGATAAAGAACTAGAAGCCCTAGAAATGCTGCGCCAAAAACAAATCGATGCGCTCATTCTAGTGATTCGGTCGAATGATTGGAAAACGATTGAGCATTACACAAAATACGGTCCGATTGTCACTTGGCAACGCGTCGAAAGCGAAAAAATCCCTTCTGTATTTATGAACCAATACGATGGCTATACGCTTGCCCTGGAGCATTTATATGCAAAAGGTTACCGAAAATTTGTGAACGTATACGGGAATACAACGGGGTTAAATACGCAAAGTCGCATGCTTGCTTTTAAAGATTTTTGCGCACGTTATGAGCTTGACCCGCATGAATTCAGACAATTTTACGGGCAAGGTTCGCGGCAAGACGGGGAAAAGATTGCGCATTGGTTGGCGGAAACCGAGCACAAACCTGATGCCTTTTTGACACCAAATGATTATTTTGCGGCGGGGCTGTTGACGGAAGCGAGGCGACTTGGTTATAGTGTGCCGGAAGATTTTGCGATTTGCGGTTTTGATAATATGGAAGTCGCGCATTTGCTTGATATTACGACGATTCATTATCCAGTCAATTTACAAGCGGAAAATGCTTTTACGCTCATTATGAACCAATTATTTGGTAGCAATTTGCCACTGCTCGATTTAGATTTCCATTTAGTAGAACGAAAAACGACATAA
- a CDS encoding 6-phospho-beta-glucosidase: MKKGVKIVTIGGGSSYTPELVEGFIKRYHELPIRELWLVDIEAGREKLEIVGNMAKRMVKAANIDCEVHLTLDRREALKDADFVTTQFRVGLLDARIKDERIPLSHGIIGQETNGAGGMFKAFRTIPVILGIVEDMRELCPDAWLINFTNPAGMVTEAVLRYGNWDKVIGLCNVPIGAVKSASDVLGKPEEDLFFKFAGINHLHWHRVFDKDGTELTEKVIDGLYAPDANPGKVVENIKNMRFLYEQVKHLKMLPCPYHRYYYMTDAMLEEELASFKNEGTRGEVVKKLEDSLFELYKDPNLDYKPEELSKRGGAHYSDAACEIINSIYNNKGTVMVVSTRNNGAIDDVPYDSAVEITSVIRAHGAEPINFGKFPPAQRGLLQVMKSMEELTIEAAVTGDYATALQAFTSNPLVPSGDLAKTILDEMLEAHKEFLPQFAK; the protein is encoded by the coding sequence ATGAAAAAAGGTGTAAAAATCGTTACAATTGGTGGGGGTTCTAGTTACACACCAGAACTTGTTGAAGGATTTATTAAACGCTATCATGAACTTCCAATCAGAGAACTTTGGCTAGTAGATATTGAAGCTGGTCGTGAAAAATTAGAAATCGTTGGTAATATGGCAAAACGTATGGTCAAAGCAGCGAACATTGACTGCGAAGTCCATTTAACACTAGATCGTCGCGAAGCTTTAAAAGATGCTGATTTTGTTACAACACAATTTCGCGTAGGTTTATTAGACGCTCGTATTAAAGATGAAAGAATTCCACTTAGTCACGGCATTATCGGCCAAGAAACAAACGGAGCAGGTGGGATGTTTAAAGCATTCCGTACAATTCCAGTTATTCTTGGTATTGTAGAAGATATGCGCGAACTATGCCCAGATGCTTGGTTAATCAACTTCACAAACCCAGCAGGTATGGTAACAGAAGCAGTTCTTCGTTACGGCAACTGGGATAAAGTTATCGGTCTTTGTAACGTGCCAATCGGAGCTGTGAAAAGCGCATCTGACGTTCTCGGCAAACCCGAAGAAGATTTATTCTTCAAATTTGCAGGAATCAACCACTTGCACTGGCACCGCGTATTCGACAAAGATGGTACCGAATTGACAGAAAAAGTTATCGACGGCCTTTACGCACCAGATGCTAACCCTGGAAAAGTCGTTGAAAACATTAAAAACATGCGCTTCTTATATGAACAAGTGAAACATCTAAAAATGCTGCCTTGTCCATACCACCGCTATTACTACATGACAGATGCAATGCTTGAAGAAGAACTTGCATCCTTCAAAAACGAAGGGACTCGCGGAGAAGTCGTGAAAAAATTAGAAGACAGCTTATTCGAATTATATAAAGATCCAAATCTTGATTACAAACCAGAAGAATTATCGAAACGCGGCGGCGCACATTATAGTGATGCAGCATGCGAAATCATCAACTCGATATACAACAACAAAGGTACGGTAATGGTCGTATCTACACGTAACAATGGCGCAATTGATGATGTTCCTTATGATAGTGCTGTAGAAATTACAAGCGTTATCCGTGCACACGGTGCGGAACCAATCAACTTCGGCAAATTCCCACCAGCACAACGCGGCTTGCTACAAGTAATGAAATCAATGGAAGAATTAACAATTGAAGCAGCAGTAACAGGCGATTACGCAACTGCGCTACAAGCCTTCACTTCCAATCCACTCGTTCCAAGCGGCGACTTAGCAAAAACAATCTTAGATGAAATGCTAGAAGCGCACAAAGAATTCTTACCACAATTCGCTAAATAA
- a CDS encoding Zn-dependent hydrolase encodes MQTNLERIKKHIEKLDTFTATPGQGTTRLTYSKEDLDARNYLKQEMAKVGLGVSEDAIGNIYGRLEGTNPNLPAVIVGSHFDSVPNGGAFDGPAGVITGLEVASVFHEQHIKPHFPLEIIAMVEEEGSRFGAGLLASRAITGKVTTEMLHEMEDINGVTAADAMASVGFDASQVHTAIRTKESIKAFIELHIEQGPVLENANEDVALVDTVVGLTQIKVTVKGQAGHAGTTPMLDRKDALITAVEILGQLPELAIQEGGGTVLTVGKLNVYPNGANVIPDKVIFTVDIRAKDEIHVQNTLAKTKEIIQAAEKNGITCEIEDMIYQQPTHLSKEIHQALTESADQLGFKYRTMVSGAGHDAMIFASLTEVGLIFVPSHNGISHAPEEWTDYDKLQKGIEVVLETVKKWTEESANESENKASSFK; translated from the coding sequence ATGCAAACAAATCTTGAAAGAATAAAAAAACACATAGAGAAACTAGATACTTTCACAGCAACCCCGGGTCAGGGGACAACTCGGCTTACATATAGCAAAGAAGACCTCGACGCGCGCAACTATTTAAAACAAGAAATGGCTAAAGTGGGCCTTGGAGTTTCAGAAGATGCGATTGGGAATATTTATGGACGTCTTGAAGGTACCAATCCTAATTTACCAGCAGTTATTGTCGGATCTCACTTTGACTCCGTGCCAAATGGTGGCGCTTTTGACGGACCAGCTGGCGTCATTACAGGTCTTGAAGTAGCTAGCGTTTTCCACGAACAGCACATTAAGCCACATTTTCCGCTTGAAATTATTGCGATGGTGGAAGAAGAAGGCTCTCGTTTTGGTGCAGGACTCCTTGCCTCACGAGCAATCACAGGCAAAGTCACAACAGAAATGCTGCACGAAATGGAAGATATAAATGGCGTTACAGCCGCGGATGCGATGGCGAGTGTCGGTTTTGACGCAAGCCAAGTACATACAGCTATTCGCACAAAAGAATCCATCAAAGCGTTTATCGAACTGCATATCGAACAAGGCCCCGTCCTCGAGAACGCCAATGAAGACGTAGCGCTAGTCGATACAGTAGTCGGTTTAACACAAATAAAAGTAACTGTAAAAGGGCAAGCTGGCCATGCAGGCACAACCCCAATGCTAGACCGGAAAGATGCACTAATTACAGCGGTCGAAATTTTAGGACAATTGCCAGAGCTCGCTATCCAAGAAGGCGGCGGAACCGTGCTAACAGTCGGCAAACTCAACGTCTATCCAAATGGCGCCAATGTTATCCCCGATAAAGTCATTTTCACCGTGGATATTCGCGCAAAAGACGAAATTCACGTCCAAAATACATTAGCAAAAACAAAAGAAATTATCCAAGCCGCCGAAAAAAACGGTATTACTTGCGAAATAGAAGATATGATTTACCAACAACCAACCCATTTATCAAAAGAGATACATCAAGCCCTAACCGAAAGTGCCGACCAATTAGGCTTTAAATATCGAACAATGGTTAGCGGGGCCGGACACGACGCGATGATTTTCGCCAGTTTGACCGAAGTGGGCTTGATTTTTGTCCCTAGCCATAACGGCATAAGTCATGCGCCAGAAGAATGGACCGATTACGACAAGCTCCAAAAAGGAATCGAAGTCGTACTTGAAACAGTAAAAAAATGGACGGAGGAAAGCGCGAATGAATCAGAAAATAAAGCAAGTAGTTTTAAATAA
- a CDS encoding M20 family metallopeptidase, producing the protein MNQKIKQVVLNNESEMIAFRRDLHMHPELQWQEFRTTDQVAKELDKLGIPYRRTEPTGLIAELKGGKPGKTVALRADMDALPVQELNQDLPYKSTEDGKMHACGHDAHTAMLITAAKALVEIKDELPGTVRFIFQPSEEIAEGAKEMIAQGAMEGVDHVFGIHIWSQTPSGKISCVVGSTFASADIIQIDFKGQGGHGAMPHDTIDAAVIASSFVMNLQAIVARETDPLDPVVVTIGKMDVGTRYNVIAENARLEGTLRCFNNTTRAKVAKSIERYAKQTAAIYGGTAEMIYKQGTQPVINDEKSALLVQKTITESFAEDTLYFERPTTGGEDFSYFQDEAPGSFALVGCGNPEKDTEWAHHHGRFNIDEDAMKNGAELYAQFAYNYLNQDEI; encoded by the coding sequence ATGAATCAGAAAATAAAGCAAGTAGTTTTAAATAATGAAAGTGAAATGATTGCCTTCCGCCGTGATTTGCACATGCATCCCGAACTTCAATGGCAAGAATTTCGAACAACCGACCAAGTTGCCAAAGAATTAGACAAACTGGGCATTCCTTACCGCCGCACGGAACCAACCGGATTAATCGCGGAACTGAAAGGCGGGAAACCGGGAAAAACAGTTGCCTTGCGTGCCGATATGGACGCACTCCCCGTCCAAGAGCTAAATCAAGACCTCCCGTATAAATCCACAGAAGACGGCAAAATGCACGCCTGTGGTCATGATGCTCATACAGCGATGTTAATAACCGCGGCAAAAGCACTTGTAGAAATAAAAGACGAGCTACCCGGAACAGTTCGCTTCATTTTCCAACCGTCAGAAGAAATTGCGGAGGGCGCCAAAGAAATGATTGCCCAAGGAGCGATGGAAGGTGTGGACCACGTGTTTGGAATCCATATCTGGTCCCAAACTCCAAGCGGGAAGATATCATGCGTAGTCGGCTCTACATTCGCTTCCGCAGATATTATCCAAATCGATTTCAAAGGCCAAGGTGGTCACGGAGCAATGCCACATGACACAATCGATGCAGCAGTTATCGCTTCCTCATTCGTCATGAATCTCCAAGCTATCGTAGCACGCGAAACAGACCCGCTTGATCCAGTCGTCGTAACAATCGGCAAAATGGACGTTGGCACACGCTATAACGTCATCGCAGAAAATGCCCGTTTAGAAGGGACGCTTCGTTGCTTCAACAACACTACACGCGCCAAAGTTGCCAAATCAATTGAACGCTACGCCAAACAAACCGCCGCTATCTACGGTGGCACGGCAGAAATGATTTACAAACAAGGCACACAACCAGTTATCAACGACGAAAAGAGCGCTTTACTTGTCCAAAAAACTATCACAGAATCATTCGCCGAAGACACGCTTTACTTTGAACGCCCAACAACCGGCGGAGAAGATTTCAGCTATTTCCAAGACGAAGCTCCCGGCAGTTTTGCACTCGTTGGCTGCGGCAATCCAGAAAAAGACACCGAATGGGCCCATCACCACGGTCGCTTTAACATCGATGAGGACGCTATGAAAAATGGCGCCGAGTTATACGCCCAGTTCGCCTATAACTATTTAAACCAAGATGAAATATAA
- a CDS encoding tagatose-bisphosphate aldolase, which yields MVQITKGKFDGLQRLSNEKGVIAALAIDQRGSLKKMIQQAKGTENKKDVEDFKQLVSEELTPYASAILLDLEYGTPAIKARHEGSGLLTSYEKTGYDATTPGKLPDLIEDLSALRIKENGGDAVKILVYYDPDEPAEINEIKYAFLERIGAECRAVDIPFFLEPITYDAKVTDSGSLEYAKLKPAKVKASIKEFSKPRYGVDVLKLEVPVNFKYVEGFAEGEVAYTQDEAARHFEECSDLSPLPFIYLSAGVTSEMFHKTIQFANQHNVQYSGVLCGRATWADGIEVYGKQGDDALREWLRTQGKENITSLDKLLDEGAVPWWTKYGSFEDVHVVEKQ from the coding sequence ATGGTACAAATTACAAAAGGTAAATTTGATGGTTTACAAAGACTCTCCAACGAAAAAGGTGTAATTGCAGCGCTTGCCATTGACCAACGTGGCTCACTCAAAAAAATGATCCAACAAGCAAAAGGAACGGAAAACAAAAAGGACGTGGAAGACTTCAAACAACTTGTGTCTGAAGAATTAACGCCTTATGCTTCTGCCATTTTGCTTGATTTAGAATATGGTACTCCAGCAATCAAAGCTCGCCACGAAGGTAGCGGACTTTTAACTTCTTATGAAAAAACTGGCTATGACGCAACTACTCCTGGTAAACTTCCTGATTTAATTGAAGATTTATCAGCGCTTCGTATAAAAGAAAATGGCGGAGACGCTGTTAAAATTCTGGTTTATTATGATCCAGATGAGCCAGCTGAAATTAATGAAATCAAATATGCCTTTTTAGAAAGAATTGGGGCTGAATGTCGCGCAGTTGACATTCCATTTTTCTTAGAACCAATTACTTATGATGCAAAAGTGACTGACTCTGGTTCGTTAGAGTATGCTAAATTGAAACCAGCGAAAGTAAAAGCTTCTATTAAAGAATTTTCTAAACCTCGTTATGGTGTAGATGTACTTAAACTTGAAGTTCCAGTTAACTTTAAATATGTGGAAGGTTTTGCGGAAGGTGAAGTCGCTTATACGCAAGACGAAGCAGCTCGTCATTTTGAAGAGTGTTCGGATTTAAGCCCGCTTCCATTTATTTATTTAAGTGCTGGTGTAACTTCTGAAATGTTCCATAAAACAATCCAATTCGCGAACCAACATAACGTACAGTATAGCGGCGTTCTTTGTGGTCGTGCAACTTGGGCTGATGGTATTGAAGTGTATGGTAAACAAGGCGATGATGCTTTACGTGAATGGCTTCGTACACAAGGGAAAGAAAACATTACTTCTCTTGATAAATTGCTTGACGAAGGTGCCGTTCCTTGGTGGACAAAATATGGTTCTTTCGAAGATGTACATGTAGTAGAAAAACAATAG
- a CDS encoding serine hydrolase domain-containing protein, with product MNRRERRKQKRRKNLIIVLSTVFLLFIATSWMIFEFKSKQQQTVSSPTKKKAATAAKPPEDSGTKKEETKEPEPAEEKPKETIVKNQEIDDYLQKIGFSGSALVVRDGEIIIQKGYMYANRDEEVLNTPDTLFYIGSSQKAIIATALLQLEEKGKINTNDPISKYIPGFPNGNKILVKNFLNHTSGIVGRPKLTSNMTPDQLIQAIEKRGIKSQPGKWDYMDANYTVVGYLVEKVSGKPLATYLQENIFDPAGMKHTGYLQKDVDGGKNVSIGYKIDDNGIFQSPKLVDLTQLYGSGDISMTATDLYLFDKALMDKKLISEASLKKMFTPGSKSTYGMGFYVDPGSYNSHGVVTGWDVSNSVSHTGRTYVVLFSNVQNHIASFGKVNNDIYGFLNK from the coding sequence ATGAATCGACGCGAAAGACGTAAACAAAAAAGACGCAAGAACTTGATTATCGTGTTGAGTACTGTATTTCTACTGTTTATTGCCACTAGCTGGATGATATTTGAATTTAAAAGTAAACAACAGCAAACAGTATCCTCACCAACTAAGAAGAAAGCAGCAACTGCCGCAAAGCCACCAGAAGACTCAGGGACCAAAAAAGAAGAAACTAAAGAACCAGAGCCAGCAGAAGAAAAACCAAAAGAAACGATTGTAAAAAATCAAGAAATTGATGACTATTTACAAAAAATCGGATTTAGTGGTTCAGCACTTGTTGTTCGCGACGGAGAAATTATCATACAAAAAGGGTATATGTATGCCAATCGTGATGAAGAAGTATTGAATACACCAGATACGTTGTTCTATATTGGTTCATCTCAAAAGGCGATAATAGCAACAGCTCTTTTACAATTAGAAGAAAAAGGTAAAATAAATACGAATGATCCAATTTCGAAGTATATACCTGGTTTTCCTAATGGTAATAAGATTTTAGTTAAGAACTTTTTAAACCACACATCTGGGATTGTCGGGCGTCCGAAATTAACAAGTAACATGACGCCGGATCAATTGATTCAAGCTATTGAGAAGAGGGGAATTAAATCACAACCTGGGAAATGGGATTATATGGATGCTAATTACACTGTGGTTGGTTATCTTGTAGAGAAAGTTAGTGGAAAACCACTGGCAACCTATTTACAAGAAAATATTTTCGACCCAGCTGGAATGAAGCACACTGGATACTTACAGAAAGATGTCGATGGGGGCAAAAACGTATCAATAGGATACAAAATTGACGACAACGGAATTTTCCAAAGTCCAAAACTTGTAGACTTAACGCAATTATACGGATCAGGGGATATTAGTATGACTGCGACGGATTTGTATTTATTTGACAAAGCGCTAATGGATAAAAAATTAATTTCAGAAGCAAGTTTGAAAAAAATGTTCACACCGGGTAGTAAGTCAACTTATGGAATGGGATTCTATGTGGATCCAGGGAGTTATAATAGTCACGGGGTAGTAACCGGATGGGATGTGTCTAACAGTGTTAGCCACACCGGCAGAACTTACGTTGTTTTATTCTCCAACGTCCAAAATCATATTGCTTCCTTTGGTAAAGTGAATAACGACATTTATGGTTTTCTAAATAAATAA
- a CDS encoding ABC transporter substrate-binding protein, giving the protein MFQKHKWAAILMTVLLAVVLTACGNSSDKDASKDKEDATKTITDTMDRKIQVPTTPKKIVALQNVSEMEILGVKPVGTTDYYITTYPEATKGTESVGNDKPSIEKIANLNPDLIIISDYQKDLLENLEKVAPVYITHFGDTPDKQLSNIADLLNKKAEKEKWDKDYAASSKEAKATLKDAGVENEKAAVIQFYGKEIYVHDAKVFDGLYSGAGFTPTDAAKANKETKAISSEAIPEYAAGADRLFILMPADGNSDSVDEMLKGVWKDIPAVKKNQVYKVDNTKWSDYSAAAQLYQMQDAVKQITGK; this is encoded by the coding sequence ATGTTCCAAAAGCATAAATGGGCTGCTATTTTGATGACTGTACTTTTAGCAGTAGTTTTAACCGCTTGTGGCAACTCTTCGGATAAAGACGCGAGCAAAGACAAGGAAGATGCAACAAAAACGATAACTGATACAATGGATCGTAAAATACAAGTTCCAACAACACCGAAAAAAATCGTCGCACTTCAAAACGTAAGTGAAATGGAGATTTTAGGCGTTAAACCAGTTGGAACGACAGATTATTACATCACTACCTACCCCGAAGCAACAAAAGGGACAGAAAGTGTTGGTAATGACAAACCTAGCATTGAAAAAATTGCTAATTTAAACCCAGATTTAATCATTATTAGTGATTACCAAAAAGATCTTTTAGAGAATTTGGAAAAGGTAGCACCAGTGTATATCACACATTTCGGTGATACGCCGGACAAACAACTTTCGAACATTGCAGATCTTTTAAATAAGAAAGCAGAAAAAGAAAAATGGGATAAAGATTACGCGGCAAGTTCCAAAGAAGCTAAAGCAACACTCAAAGATGCTGGCGTGGAAAACGAAAAAGCGGCAGTTATCCAATTTTATGGTAAAGAAATCTATGTGCATGATGCAAAAGTTTTTGATGGACTATACTCCGGTGCGGGTTTCACACCGACTGATGCTGCAAAAGCAAACAAAGAAACAAAAGCTATTTCTAGCGAGGCAATTCCTGAATATGCAGCAGGTGCGGATCGTCTATTTATTTTAATGCCAGCTGATGGCAATTCAGATTCTGTGGATGAAATGCTTAAAGGCGTTTGGAAAGATATTCCAGCTGTGAAGAAAAACCAAGTATACAAAGTTGATAATACTAAATGGAGCGACTATAGTGCCGCTGCTCAACTATATCAAATGCAAGATGCTGTAAAACAAATTACTGGTAAATAA
- a CDS encoding Crp/Fnr family transcriptional regulator yields the protein MEELFTYKEFINMMQKYGIRHTKRKLRRGENLMEKSSKLNNVVLLIDGYISSYTCEAPEKLLSIFEPGIFLSYSILEDAPQIVTNIALSDSCEVYEYKKEDVEYALTLFPENFGFQYFFLKRIGRHLYYRALLNSKEHKEKLYYAMKYLGELIGKTDKNGNVTLPPEVTLKVLIEYSTLSKAAFYRQRFRLLEQEILKPHKKTFIVQKKVASHYENQLTSI from the coding sequence GTGGAAGAATTATTTACATATAAAGAATTTATTAACATGATGCAAAAATATGGGATTAGGCATACAAAACGTAAATTGAGACGTGGCGAAAATTTAATGGAAAAATCTTCTAAGCTGAATAATGTCGTTTTATTAATAGATGGTTATATAAGTAGTTACACATGTGAAGCACCTGAAAAGCTCTTGTCTATTTTTGAGCCAGGGATTTTTCTAAGTTATTCCATTTTAGAAGATGCACCGCAAATTGTAACGAATATCGCTCTCTCGGATAGTTGTGAAGTGTACGAGTATAAAAAAGAAGATGTCGAGTATGCATTAACGCTATTTCCGGAAAATTTTGGCTTTCAATATTTTTTTCTAAAGAGAATTGGGCGTCATTTGTATTATAGGGCGTTACTTAATAGCAAGGAGCATAAGGAAAAACTATATTATGCGATGAAATATTTGGGAGAACTCATTGGGAAAACGGATAAAAACGGAAATGTTACGTTACCTCCAGAAGTGACGTTAAAAGTGTTAATTGAATACAGTACATTATCGAAGGCGGCTTTTTACCGGCAACGCTTTCGTTTATTAGAACAAGAAATTTTAAAGCCGCATAAAAAAACATTTATCGTACAGAAAAAGGTAGCAAGTCATTATGAAAACCAGCTAACTAGCATTTAA